One region of Candidatus Wallbacteria bacterium genomic DNA includes:
- a CDS encoding AAA family ATPase, with product MISSINTTGFFCGRELELQELTGLFHTQKVFVIAGLAGIGKTALIQAFAAYVNTLEQYRDRVLFITCKNGWTGKDLFSEIIELSGEGGQEPIGTIAGELINLLERKSLALFLDDFHQVEDDDSRELVRQAGTLHKGRLVLATRKRIELPPMDMIDIYQLKLSGLSDEDTSRIIDQLLKFHHLTELNTDQKKRIFIKTGGYPFSVKLLISLLISGGQSLESLLEGPGFEEKIEQYLLIRVWNNLDQDEQEIFMRLSLLRIPVRPEEIPGIPESMRKKTLGKFLDTFLLEHNQVGLIELHSLLKEDAARHLDDPRRSKLQLEIADFF from the coding sequence ATGATTTCCAGTATAAATACTACGGGATTTTTCTGTGGCAGGGAACTGGAACTGCAGGAATTAACAGGTCTGTTCCACACCCAGAAAGTATTCGTGATAGCGGGTCTGGCCGGGATCGGTAAAACAGCCCTTATCCAGGCCTTTGCGGCTTACGTCAATACTCTGGAACAATATCGTGACCGGGTCCTGTTCATTACCTGCAAAAACGGCTGGACAGGTAAAGATCTGTTCAGTGAAATAATCGAACTCTCCGGTGAAGGCGGCCAGGAACCCATCGGAACCATTGCCGGGGAATTAATCAATCTACTGGAGCGGAAATCCCTGGCCCTGTTCCTTGATGATTTCCATCAGGTGGAGGACGATGATTCCAGGGAACTGGTCAGGCAGGCCGGAACTCTCCACAAGGGAAGGCTGGTGCTGGCCACCAGGAAACGGATTGAGCTGCCTCCCATGGACATGATCGACATCTATCAGCTTAAACTTTCAGGTCTTTCGGATGAAGACACGTCCAGGATCATTGACCAGCTTCTGAAATTCCATCATCTCACAGAACTGAACACAGACCAGAAAAAGAGAATTTTTATAAAAACCGGAGGCTATCCGTTTTCCGTCAAACTTCTGATCAGCCTGCTGATTTCCGGCGGGCAGTCCCTGGAATCACTCCTGGAAGGACCTGGATTCGAGGAAAAAATCGAGCAATACCTGCTGATCAGAGTCTGGAATAACCTCGATCAGGATGAGCAGGAGATTTTCATGCGATTGAGCCTGTTGCGGATACCGGTCAGGCCTGAGGAAATCCCGGGCATTCCTGAATCAATGCGCAAAAAAACCCTGGGTAAGTTTCTGGACACCTTCCTGCTTGAACACAATCAGGTTGGACTGATTGAACTGCATAGCCTTCTCAAGGAGGATGCGGCACGCCATCTGGATGATCCCAGGAGGAGCAAGCTGCAGCTGGAGATCGCTGATTTCTTTTT